A region of Lycium barbarum isolate Lr01 chromosome 3, ASM1917538v2, whole genome shotgun sequence DNA encodes the following proteins:
- the LOC132633668 gene encoding agamous-like MADS-box protein AGL61 encodes MADKKPVGRQKIPIAKIEKENARYATFSKRRKGLYKKASELIGQYDDLDIGIIMFSPTGKPYSFSHPTVDAVIDRFLYPNMLSSESNRLAAENSRNKVKELQVKLDDYDITENDETDETNRWDSIEEFDAEEIKKDKIWFKSIDEMLKNRLIQLENGASPSAQAAPKDAN; translated from the coding sequence ATGGCAGATAAAAAGCCAGTAGGACGTCAAAAGATCCCTATAgccaaaatagaaaaagaaaatgcCCGATACGCAACATTTTCAAAGCGTCGGAAAGGTTTGTACAAAAAAGCTAGCGAATTGATTGGGCAATATGACGATCTTGATATAGGAATAATAATGTTTTCACCCACCGGTAAGCCTTACTCTTTTTCTCACCCTACGGTTGATGCTGTTATTGATCGCTTTTTATATCCAAATATGTTGTCAAGTGAAAGTAATCGCCTTGCTGCTGAAAACTCTCGCAACAAAGTGAAGGAACTACAAGTTAAACTTGACGACTATGATATCACAGAAAATGATGAGACTGACGAGACAAATAGGTGGGACTCCATCGAAGAATTTGATGCAGAGGAAATCAAAAAAGATAAGATTTGGTTTAAGtccattgatgagatgttgaaaAATCGTTTGATACAGTTAGAAAACGGTGCTTCTCCCTCTGCACAAGCCGCTCCAAAAGATGCTAACTAA